In Telopea speciosissima isolate NSW1024214 ecotype Mountain lineage chromosome 10, Tspe_v1, whole genome shotgun sequence, the DNA window ATGATCATgatcttcttgttgttgttccATGGAACCACGTGCCCCTTCTCCAAAATTATCTATGACATCCTCGTCGTCATTcacatcttcctcttctaccaTATCTCCATCTGATCCTGAATCATCTTCAACAATAGCCGTCTGGGCTATCCCTCGATTACGACGTGTAAGAGTTGATTGCTCCAGAGGTTGATGGTTGAGCTCTCCTTGCTCGGTTTTGGCCTTCAAATGATGTAGATGCCCCCATTGCTCTATCAGCAGCGCCCCATGTGAGATCATCCTGGGGATGGACTAAATCATCCATTGGTTGGCTAACTATCCACTCACTAGTCCAGTCTAACTCATCAAGCAATAGGGGATCATAATTTCTATTCTCCTCACGCCTTTGTCGAAACCTTTCTTGAAGGCGACGATTATATTGAACATAGACTAGATCATTCAAACGTTCATGTCCTAgtctattcctcttcttggtgTGAATCTGAATTCAATAGAGGATCCCAAGTCATTCTTCTATAAACtaataacaaaattaaaagtctaaaaataaaaaaaataaatgtaatcacaaaatacttacaaaatcaaatgtgctccagttgcgctcacaaCTAGAAGAGGTACAACAAAGGCCCAGTAAACGCCGTGCAATCCTTGAAAGCTCAAAAGCATCACCTCCCTGTGTATCCCACCAAAGAACTATAAagtataaatataataaaaaaaaattggattaataCATCATACAAAGTAGGTACAAACTACAAACAAAATAactaaataatataaaataactAGGCAATTAGCTACTTACTAGGATTCATAGTTGTCCGTTGTCTAATGGCCATACTGCTCGAAAAAAGACCTCGAGCATTTCTATATTCACCAGCCTGATGTAATATCTTGTCTTGTAAAGATGGATCAGGCACTAATCTTGAGGTGACTTGATTAAAAGCCGTTTGTAAAGTCTGTCTCATTTGATAATCCTCAGCTTCTGAATACTGAAAAAACTTCCCAGGATTAAGAAACAATGCAGCAGCATACAATGGGCGCTCCATCTGACACTTCCATCGCCTATTAACAATATTTATGACTTTCTTCCACAACCTGTCTTTATCCCCAAAATTTTTCTTAATCATCTTTTTAGCCTCTTCCATGGCAACATAGACTTCAGGCAAGGCAGGCTTCTCATCAGCATCTACAATcctcaaaacaacaataagtGCTTTTGATGCTCTGATACAGTCTTCCACACCATTCCAAAATGTAATAGCAAAGACTGTTTCAGCCACTTTCTTTCCTGCCTCTGTCTTTGCCAAATTAGAATGCTTCCAATcatcagaaataaataaatgcctCAAGTCATCCTTATGCCTCAATAAGCTCTGGAGTGTTAGAAATGAAGTTGCAAATCTTGTTACAGCAGCCCTCACAAGATCTCTCCCATTTGTTTTAGCTCTCATGGCATCTAGAAGGCGTGTGTGTCTGTAGATGAATGTTGTTTGTTTCCTAGCCTTCACTATCACCTTCTTGTATGCCTTCAAGTTACCAATATCTTCCAACATAAGATCAATGCAGTGAGttgcacaaggagtccaataGAGCCTTGTCCTCTTCTCCATCAACAATGCACCAGCTGCTTTATGATTGGCAGCATTATCTGTAACAACTTGCACAACATATTCTTCCCCAATTTCTTCTACCTTGCTATCAAGTAATTGAAACAAGGTATTTGCATCTTGTACATAACTTGATGCATCAATAGAACCCATAAAATAAGTCCCCTCCGGACAGTTGACAAGGAAGTTGATCAAATGTCTTCCCTTTTTATCTGTCCACCCATCAGACATGAGTGTACATCCAAACTGCTTCCAATACCCTTCATAGGTCTTTTTCATCTCTGCAGTTCTCTCCTTTGCTGACTTTAACAAAGACACCCTCGCTTCATGATAAGTAGGGGGCCTATATCCGGACCCATATTGTGCAACGGATTCAATCATCACTTCAAAGCTTCTTGACTTTAGTGCATTAAATGGAATCCCACACTCATAAAGCCAATCCACAATATGATTAtcaactctctttttctcttcagcTGATCTCATCCGGTTCTCTATTGTAGTTTGGTTACGGCCTTTAAGCCTCCTATTAGCAACCACTTGTTCAGGTGTCCGTCTCacatgagcatccatgggaccCCTTACTTGTGGCTGAATTATGAcattcctctttctctttgcaGCTGTACCAGAGCTTGGAATCACTTTGGAAGAAGATTGAGACCTACCAGTACTAGGACCAGATTGAGACTGTATCTGCTCAACCTGTAGAgatgtctcttctcctcctcctccctcatgatcatcatgatcatcatcatcatccaatatATCTGctgccttcttcttcctattgcGCATTAAAGCTTGATTCATCTCTTGAGCAATTGCTGTAGTTGTCTTGGTGCACTTCGCAACATCTCCATAGCCACCCACCAAATTTTGCTTTATCCTTTTAATCCCACCTCTGAGATCTTTTTTGCACAGATTGCATTTGACAAGATTTTTGTCTGTAAGGTCAGGCCAATACCCATACTTCCACCTTGGGTCATTTGATTTGGCCTTCCTCTTTGGGTCTTTGAATGGATCATACCCCGCAGTACTGCCATTATCAGCCCCACTACTGGCAACGCCAACATTACCACCCTCGCCGTTGCTATCCATTGTGTAATGAATCAATATTCAATACTTTGCAGGCTTGCAATGTGCCAACTGCCAAGGGATAAAAGTAActacaaaaaaaggaaaaggaaaaacatagaagcaagaagggtaagaaaaaaaaaggaaatcatgatTTTGATTAATCAATCATCATCATGattctgaaatctgaatctCTGATTCATACTTTCAAAGAAAAAATtgttgcaaagaaaaaaaaagaagcagcagcatCAGCATCCATTGCTCTAACATCAATTCATCATCACATCATGTCATTGCAAAGGggacaaaaaaaatagagaagcagGGAAGCTACATCAGTATCTAATATTCTAGATTTCTAGTATCTGACTAATCTATTTTAGTGATTCAGGTATTCTCCATTACAAAGAGAACttcaaaacagagaagaagaagcagcagcaagtGTTAGACTGTTAGTACTTAGtacaacagagaagaagaagaaacagcagTAAGcagtaaaccaataaaaaaaacagagaagacgCAGCAGCAGTTAGAGGCTTAGAGCGTtacagagaagcagcaggcaGCAGTTTACCAAGTTACTATAAGTCTATAATACCAttaccaagccaaaaaaaaaaaaaaaaaaaaaagcagcagaGAAGAAGTAGCAAAACCAAAGCTCTTGAGCAATTGCTGTAGTTGTTAgtactacagagaagaagaagaagaagaagaagcagcagtcaaccaataaaaaaacaaaaacagagaagaagcggcagcagcagcagtaggatGTTAGTGCGTtacagagaagcagcaggcaGTAGTTAACCATGTTACCAagccaaaaaaggaaaaagcaaCATAGAAGAACCAGAAGAAGCTTAGAAGTTACAGTTAcagacttaaaaaaaataaaaaaaaaagcagcagcagcagacatTACACgctatagagaagaagaagcagaagaagtaaagaagttaccaagcaaaaaaaaaaggagagttaCCGTTAcggactacagagaagaagcatcgATAGAAgttatcaaacaaaaaaaaaaaaaaaagaaaagttcttactcacagagaagaagaagcatagaagTAGAACTATAGAAGTTGCAAAGCAatgaagccaaaaaaaaaagacaagaagtTACCGTTAcggactacagagaagaagcatcaTAGAACCATAGAAGttaccaagcaaaaaaaaaaaaaaaagaagatcagTTACCGTTACGAGAAGAAGCATAGGGAGTAGAGACTTACCTTAGTAAaggtaggaggaggaggaagcttCGCACTTTTGCGCAGAGGACTCGAGAGGTAGGAGGAAACTTTGCCTTCACCTGAGTCGAGTGGCCGTTGTCGGAGCcggaaaggaaggaggaaggttGCAGTGTCGCACAACCTCTTGCGTAGAGGAGTCGAGGGTTTTACTTTTAATTTCTTAGAGAAGAAGTTAAAGGCTAAAAGCCTTTTACAGATTTACGTTTTAACCTTTAGGAATTTAGGGATTTTAGATTTTTAGTTGTAAAGGCTATTTATCCCTTGTAGCAGTGTACGTGAGATAATTATACACCAACCAATACCaattaaacaaaaagaataatatataattgcatgaaaaaaataaaaaataaatacacaCTCCATATTGGCGTCCGCCTTGCCCTCATGGCGTCCCAAGGCGTCGCTTTAAccgccttggcgacgcctagATGGTCAAGTCGGCCGCCATTCACGAGTCTTGTTAAGCGTAGGCTCGCTTAGTACCTGGGTTTCCGCCTGGACGCCAaggcggcgccttgacaactatggtagaaGTGTTTCTACCAAGTGAGAaacaccaatttggtgttttgcaaATGTGTGCTAAAAGTGTGCCAAGTGTCTGGTtcgttttaaaaaaaacaaaaaatcgaaCCAGACATACCATTCAGTTTTCAGCGTGTTTCTGTTCCA includes these proteins:
- the LOC122643322 gene encoding uncharacterized protein LOC122643322, giving the protein MDSNGEGGNVGVASSGADNGSTAGYDPFKDPKRKAKSNDPRWKYGYWPDLTDKNLVKCNLCKKDLRGGIKRIKQNLVGGYGDVAKCTKTTTAIAQEMNQALMRNRKKKGGGGEETSLQVEQIQSQSGPSTGRSQSSSKVIPSSGTAAKRKRNVIIQPQVRGPMDAHVRRTPEQVVANRRLKGRNQTTIENRMRSAEEKKRVDNHIVDWLYECGIPFNALKSRSFEVMIESVAQYGSGYRPPTYHEARVSLLKSAKERTAEMKKTYEGYWKQFGCTLMSDGWTDKKGRHLINFLVNCPEGTYFMGSIDASSYVQDANTLFQLLDSKVEEIGEEYVVQVVTDNAANHKAAGALLMEKRTRLYWTPCATHCIDLMLEDIGNLKAYKKVIVKARKQTTFIYRHTRLLDAMRAKTNGRDLVRAAVTRFATSFLTLQSLLRHKDDLRHLFISDDWKHSNLAKTEAGKKVAETVFAITFWNGVEDCIRASKALIVVLRIVDADEKPALPEVYVAMEEAKKMIKKNFGDKDRLWKKVINIVNRRWKCQMERPLYAAALFLNPGKFFQYSEAEDYQMRQTLQTAFNQVTSRLVPDPSLQDKILHQAGEYRNARGLFSSSMAIRQRTTMNPSK